The following are encoded together in the Malaya genurostris strain Urasoe2022 chromosome 3, Malgen_1.1, whole genome shotgun sequence genome:
- the LOC131435375 gene encoding uncharacterized protein LOC131435375 yields the protein MKTQGQWLTWTLFVMVLAQEVYGIYDPRTSSGPNVHMMPQVHSDYSKVHTHKARAFEPNYARSDYSLNYHPSPYQKTVNTPITPVPTTSTTSVNDQRPSPWSKVQPPNNGEYGNENAILDASNVKLRSSKTVDDERFNGLQCPPLQSGHFVYIMDCRQFLNCWKGRGYIQSCAPGTLFNPDTRQCDHPSKVNCLTSNTMNTYSELGRLNQANKPHLAAYTQEDYGITQIRCPPDVIGLREHPTDCRKFLNCNAGATVIQDCGPGTAFNPRIFVCDHIHNVDCNRYQNLIIPGSPPKTNVDAEEIDVENVTYDLDVRFNADDDEVIPTTKPNIPLQVPRPNYPQFAASEIRPVYVPPPSTTTPRSIPNNKEYDQSPVQRSNASPNPTELHDTSKLPISDALKMLLRPYMSNNNVELNMTKINSIMEPSTTPKVNPVIRSDVAELQVLGLHQTPKPADKLSSYITNPAEINSQLNGYQSPFYGLPTYRPPAPFGSRPQQHSSFNRQHASPPFTSQQQQQPQQFYPMYRPRSTTPAIRSRFGEDSPQWRPLIASAASLTTTQRPSTTTVDPCKDKFICGNRKCIEQSSVCNGIDDCGTRADERNCSHIGYEVRLSNKHQGRVEVKVFDKWGYVCDDNFSIEAANVLCRELGFQQGALELKPNSFYPPNVEMMNGSNPVFIMDEVRCTGNESSLQECAFSGWGVHDCNAEEIMGVICKTPVMTCPNDYWLCDTSAECVPVGFLCDNVMDCADGSDESVLHCNAPLEMRLIDGPSSAEGRVEVKYRGIWGTICDDDFGIREARVVCRQLGLNGTAEVRKNKYKPGTGQIWLDQVVCNGNESSIDDCIHWHWGEHNCGHPEDVGVKCGTPQYSRPTPAQLRSIGKSLKFDYVEKSSKIYPDSCGKIQVDPKAVRPSYGSRVVHGGETVYGHHPWQAALRAKKQGKSVHWCGAVLISKYHILTAAHCLIGYPKGAYMIRIGDYNTEALEQAEIDIFIEDYYIHENFRVGHHMNNDIAVVLLKTPIRFNEFVQPVCLPAKSQPYQEGMNCTISGWGSTQSGSSVHSLELRAAKVPLLADTVCNQPEVYGNNVTEGMFCAGALDGGVDACEGDSGGPLVCTNDRGHTLYGIISWGFHCGYVNKPGVYVKVSHYLDWIEQKLKQSLHMYGV from the exons ATTTATGACCCCCGTACCAGTTCTGGACCAAACGTCCACATGATGCCGCAAGTTCATAGCGATTATAGTAAAGTCCACACCCACAAAGCTCGTGCATTCGAACCGAACTACGCTCGTAGCGATTACAGCCTGAATTATCACCCTTCCCCCTATCAAAAAACAGTAAACACGCCAATTACACCAGTTCCCACAACATCGACAACTTCGGTAAATGACCAACGACCAAGTCCTTGGTCGAAGGTTCAACCACCAAATAACGGCGAATACGGCAATGAAAATGCTATCCTGGATGCTAGCAATGTCAAACTCAGAAGTAGCAAAACGGTCGATGACGAAAGATTCAACGGACTGCAATGTCCACCTCTGCAATCAGGACACTTTGTTTACATAATGGATTGTAGACAGTTTCTGAATTGCTGGAAAGGTCGTGGCTACATTCAGAGCTGTGCTCCCGGCACTTTGTTCAACCCTGATACTCGGCAATGCGACCACCCGTCTAAAGTTAACTGTTTAACTTCCAATACTATGAATACTTATAGTGAGCTGGGTCGTTTGAACCAAGCGAACAAGCCCCATCTGGCTGCCTACACACAGGAGGATTATGGTATCACTCAAATACGATGCCCACCGGATGTAATAGGGCTGAGAGAACATCCTACCGACTGTAGAAAGTTCTTGAACTGTAATGCGGGAGCAACCGTCATTCAAGATTGTGGTCCAGGAACTGCCTTCAATCCACGAATATTCGTTTGCGATCACATTCACAATGTCGATTGCAACCGTTATCAAAATTTGATAATTCCGGGATCACCTCCGAAAACCAACGTGGATGCTGAAGAAATTGATGTTGAGAATGTAACTTACGATTTAGATGTTCGGTTTAATGCGGACGACGACGAAGTAATACCGACGACAAAGCCGAACATTCCACTGCAGGTTCCTAGACCAAACTATCCTCAATTTGCAGCAAGTGAAATTCGCCCTGTATATGTGCCACCGCCATCGACCACTACACCACGAAGCATTCCGAACAACAAAGAATATGACCAAAGCCCCGTTCAGCGTTCAAACGCATCGCCTAATCCAACGGAACTGCACGACACTTCTAAACTTCCAATTAGTGACGCTCTTAAAATGTTGTTAAGACCCTACATGTCTAATAACAACGTAGAACTCAACATGACTAAAATTAACTCGATCATGGAACCAAGCACAACACCAAAAGTGAATCCAGTAATCCGAAGTGATGTCGCTGAACTCCAAGTACTTGGATTACACCAGACTCCAAAACCCGCGGATAAATTGTCCTCCTACATAACAAACCCAGCGGAAATTAATTCACAGTTAAACGGATACCAATCTCCGTTCTACGGTCTACCCACCTATCGACCTCCAGCACCATTCGGTTCTCGACCACAACAGCATTCTAGTTTCAATCGACAGCATGCCTCTCCACCGTTTACttcccagcagcagcagcaaccccAACAATTCTACCCGATGTATCGCCCAAGGTCTACCACACCAGCCATAAGAAGCCGTTTCGGTGAAGACTCCCCGCAGTGGCGACCATTGATCGCTAGCGCGGCAAGCCTCACGACCACCCAGAGACCATCGACGACAACCGTCGATCCTTGCAAGGACAAATTTATCTGCGGAAATCGAAAGTGTATCGAACAGTCCAGTGTGTGCAATGGAATAGATGACTGCGGAACGCGTGCTGATGAACGGAACTGCAGCCATATCGGGTACGAGGTTCGCTTGTCGAACAAACATCAAGGTCGCGTTGAAGTGAAAGTGTTCGATAAGTGGGGTTATGTATGCGATGACAATTTCAGCATTGAGGCTGCCAATGTACTGTGCCGTGAGCTTGGTTTCCAACAGGGTGCCCTGGAATTGAAACCTAACTCCTTCTATCCACCGAATGTAGAAATGATGAATGGTAGCAATCCGGTGTTCATCATGGATGAAGTTCGATGCACTGGGAATGAGAGTTCGCTGCAAGAATGTGCTTTCTCTGGCTGGGGAGTACATGATTGTAATGCTGAAGAAATTATGGGTGTGATTTGTAAAACCCCTGTGATGACATGTCCGAACGATTACTGGTTATGTGATACTTCCGCCGAATGTGTTCCTGTTGGTTTTCTATGCGATAACGTGATGGATTGTGCGGATGGATCAGATGAAAGTGTACTGCACTGCAAT GCTCCGTTGGAAATGCGTTTAATTGATGGACCAAGCAGTGCGGAGGGACGGGTTGAAGTGAAGTATCGTGGAATTTGGGGAACCATTTGCGATGATGACTTTGGCATTCGGGAAGCTCGTGTGGTTTGTCGACAGCTCGGATTAAACGGAACAGCAGAAGTacgaaaaaataaatacaaaccAGGAACGGGCCAAATCTGGTTGGATCAGGTTGTGTGCAACGGCAACGAGAGTTCGATCGATGACTGTATTCATTGGCATTGGGGAGAACATAACTGTGGGCACCCCGAAGATGTCGGAGTTAAGTGTGGCACACCACAGTACAGCAGACCTACTCCGGCACAGCTTCGTTCGATCGGCAAATCCTTGAAATTTGATTACGTGGAGAAATCGAGTAAAATTTATCCGGATAGTTGCGGTAAGATCCAAGTTGATCCGAAAGCTGTAAGACCATCGTACGGTTCACGAGTTGTTCATGGCGGAGAGACAGTCTATGGGCATCATCCGTGGCAAGCTGCGCTAAGAGCCAAGAAGCAAGGCAAATCagtacactggtgtggtgccgTTCTAATTTCGAAATACCACATTCTTACAGCCGCCCATTGTCTGATCGGATATCCGAAGGGAGCCTACATGATTCGTATAGGAGACTACAATACGGAAGCTTTAGAGCAAGCAGAAATCGACATTTTCATAGAGGACTACTACATTCACGAGAATTTCAGAGTTGGTCACCACATGAACAATGACATCGCTGTAGTTTTACTGAAAACGCCTATCAGATTCAACGAATTCGTTCAACCGGTTTGTCTGCCAGCAAAAAGCCAACCATACCAAGAGGGTATGAACTGTACCATTTCCGGATGGGGTTCCACACAATCTGGGTCTTCAG TTCACTCTTTGGAACTGCGAGCTGCCAAAGTGCCGCTGCTTGCGGATACGGTTtgcaatcaaccggaagtttaCGGCAATAATGTAACCGAGGGGATGTTTTGTGCTGGAGCATTGGATGGTGGCGTTGATGCTTGCGAGGGTGACTCCGGTGGACCATTGGTGTGCACTAACGATC GCGGCCACACGCTGTATGGAATAATATCCTGGGGCTTTCATTGTGGCTATGTCAATAAGCCAGGAGTGTACGTCAAGGTGTCTCACTATTTGGACTGGATCGAGCAAAAGCTTAAGCAATCATTGCATATGTACGGGGTGTAG
- the LOC131435376 gene encoding cytochrome c oxidase assembly protein COX18, mitochondrial codes for MSYLRIITKSVLSQRTRKTIVPVRHYSLEASLTGLWTTVSCSTPVAYVQQGLVGIHDLSTLPWWASIVVSTVLVRSFITLPLAIYQNKIIARLEKITIEMSDIVKELKRETAMAIKKFGWTEQETKIMYNHSLNKQWNNLIVRENCHPAKTMIVLWGQIPLWIIMSVSIRNMVHMLPDPSSIDAQIVFAELTLGGFGWIPNLTVVDQSWILPVAMGVINFSIIEIQNASRTKTPSKLQKTFTNLYRILSVLMIPIAATVPSCLCLYWVTSSAYGLGQNLLLVSPRFKRLVGVPHVPSEIAHPYQHIKTSLASKYSSLLAKIRLSSR; via the exons ATGAGCTATTTGCGAATAATAACAAAATCTGTGCTCAGCCAAAGAACCCGAAAGACTATTGTGCCAGTAAGGCATTATTCTCTGGAAGCATCCCTGACTGGTTTATGGACCACGGTTTCCTGCAGCACCCCGGTAGCCTATGTCCAACAAGGATTGGTCGGCATTCATGATCTCTCGACACTACCATGGTGGGCTTCGATTGTAGTTTCCACAGTTCTGGTTAGGTCTTTCATAACGTTGCCATTGGCTATctatcaaaataaaatcattgcTCGCTTAGAAAAGATCACAATCGAAATGTCAGATATAGTGAAAGAACTTAAACGAGAGACTGCTATGGCTATTAAGAAATTCGGTTGGACAGAACAGGAgacaaaaataatgtacaatcatTCG TTGAACAAACAATGGAACAATCTGATCGTTCGGGAAAACTGCCACCCAGCGAAAACGATGATCGTGCTGTGGGGTCAAATTCCATTATGGATCATAATGTCTGTATCGATAAGAAATATGGTCCATATGCTCCCAGATCCCAGTTCAATCGATGCCCAGATCGTCTTCGCTGAGCTGACACTGGGTGGATTCGGTTGGATACCAAATTTAACCGTGGTTGATCAATCATGGATATTACCAGTGGCGATGGGGGTGATAAACTTTTCCATTATTGAG ATTCAGAACGCATCCAGGACAAAGACACcctcaaaacttcaaaaaacaTTCACCAATTTATATCGCATCCTCAGTGTTTTGATGATTCCCATAGCTGCCACAGTTCCTTCG TGCCTCTGCCTGTATTGGGTAACATCGAGTGCCTATGGATTGGGTCAAAATTTGCTACTGGTGTCGCCTCGATTCAAGAGGCTGGTCGGAGTTCCGCACGTTCCTTCGGAAATTGCTCATCCTTATCAACACATCAAAACAAGTCTCGCAAGTAAGTACAGCTCTTTGCTAGCTAAAATACGACTAAGTTCAAGATAA
- the LOC131439288 gene encoding F-box only protein 33, whose amino-acid sequence MSRSPNWGELPALILTNLYQYLNSHDRLQSSSVCWHWRSAIFQPRFFKDIHFDVARENNKKNNFLLQSLAHIVSEAKISFDSCNLYDVELTTEILYKLSKSSCLVSLSLRPKYATLVTPGPFYSEEEWNYIYKLFVEPIKTLLNRQNPPLKGLDLGCSEILSLHGTDFLNSCLRPQFLKHLSFASVKQDPSHYALSMIEPNLFEKCNALQHLSLDYDIMCDDFLQTLQLLPLRQLVIHVHGVDEDHPGVSEAAWSNFRASNPQAELHLTLVCAYEAVDILHSHILRPSMPLSHLKVLFCDRINCDALEYLSRYYKESLKSMIWVDSMRIQEYRNIMELVLRTEQDPLVMMAWRCKKLEEIVIHGYVLDPHNLVGISRLRGKDLKILEVSRIDLSMPSVMMTPFIEEISTQLGQKWAPLDPKTLPAALGFYPVSDEVRDQYILRYIRNGFTP is encoded by the exons ATGAGTAGAAGCCCAAATTGGGGCGAACTCCCAGCCCTTATACTCACCAATTTGTATCAGTATTTAAACAGTCACGATCGTCTTCAATCTTCGTCAGTATGCTGGCATTGGCGATCCGCCATCTTCCAGCCAAG GTTCTTTAAAGATATACATTTTGATGTTGCACGGGAAAACaacaagaaaaacaattttcttctGCAGTCACTAGCTCACATCGTCAGTGAAGCGAAAATTTCTTTCGATTCGTGTAATCTTTACGATGTTGAGCTGACGACGGAAATCCTTTACAA GCTAAGTAAGAGCTCGTGTCTAGTAAGTTTGTCATTACGCCCAAAGTATGCAACTCTGGTCACTCCAGGGCCTTTCTATTCCGAAGAAGAGTGGAATTATATTTATAA GTTATTTGTAGAGCCCATCAAGACTTTACTAAATCGCCAAAATCCACCGCTCAAGGGTTTAGACTTAGGATGTTCAGAAATATTATCCCTGCATGGCACCGATTTTTTGAAT AGTTGCCTTCGACCTcagtttctaaaacatttgagcTTCGCTTCGGTTAAACAGGACCCCAGTCACTATGCACTGAGCATGATCGAACCGAACCTGTTTGAAAAATGTAATGCATTGCAACATCTATCGCTGGATTACGACATCATGtgcgatgactttttgcaaacaCTACAGCTTTTACCGCTCCGGCAGTTAGTCATACACGTACACGGTGTCGACGAGGACCATCCCGGAGTATCGGAAGCGGCCTGGAGCAATTTCCGAGCTAGCAATCCACAGGCAGAACTGCACTTGACGCTGGTGTGCGCCTACGAAGCAGTTGACATTTTGCACAGCCACATCCTGCGTCCTTCGATGCCATTGTCTCACCTGaaggttttgttttgcgacagg ATCAACTGTGATGCATTGGAATATCTCTCTCGCTATTACAAAGAATCGTTAAAGAGCATGATTTGGGTGGATTCGATG CGTATCCAAGAGTATCGTAACATCATGGAACTGGTGCTACGGACCGAGCAAGACCCACTTGTTATGATGGCCTGGCGATGCAAGAAGTTGGAGGAAATCGTTATCCACGGTTATGTGTTGGATCCGCATAATCTGGTTGGAATATCGCGTTTGCGGGGTAAAGATCTGAAGATACTTGAAGTTTCCCGTATCGATTTGTCAATGCCATCAGTCATGATGACACCGTTCATAGAG GAAATCAGTACCCAACTGGGACAAAAGTGGGCCCCGTTAGATCCAAAAACGTTGCCAGCTGCGCTTGGATTCTATCCCGTTTCAGACGAGGTACGTGATCAATACATCCTCCGTTACATCC